A single Streptomyces sp. 2114.4 DNA region contains:
- a CDS encoding LmbU family transcriptional regulator: MSSVDGRPQSDPSAAPGQAMRRRNNLRIPRGLSLADWCSLGQQIQAISSSSSWWLGDWLLYGQSEFPNRYKRAITETSLDYQTLRNYAWVARRFEPHERYGDLSFQHHAEVAGLAPEERGPWLARAQENRWSRNELRRQMRARKGIAGSARATQLKMKPDDCQRERWQAAALRTGEDLLTWITAVLDDAATSVPTASG, from the coding sequence GTGAGCTCGGTCGACGGTCGCCCGCAATCCGATCCGTCGGCCGCACCTGGTCAGGCAATGCGGAGAAGAAATAATCTCCGTATCCCGCGCGGGCTGTCCCTTGCGGACTGGTGCAGTCTGGGCCAGCAGATCCAGGCGATTTCCAGCTCCTCTTCCTGGTGGCTCGGGGACTGGCTCCTCTACGGTCAGTCCGAATTTCCCAACCGCTATAAGCGCGCCATCACGGAGACTTCCCTCGACTACCAGACACTGCGGAACTACGCATGGGTCGCCCGCCGGTTCGAACCCCATGAGCGGTACGGCGACTTGAGTTTCCAGCACCATGCCGAGGTCGCCGGGCTCGCTCCGGAGGAGCGCGGCCCATGGCTGGCGCGGGCGCAGGAAAACCGCTGGTCACGGAATGAACTGCGACGTCAGATGCGGGCGCGGAAGGGAATAGCCGGAAGTGCGCGTGCCACGCAGCTGAAGATGAAGCCCGACGACTGCCAGCGGGAACGCTGGCAGGCCGCCGCCCTCCGCACGGGTGAGGATTTGCTGACCTGGATAACGGCGGTCCTCGACGACGCCGCGACTTCTGTGCCCACCGCCAGCGGCTGA
- a CDS encoding PH domain-containing protein has translation MTGEEVPHLALATGTDRPHIRPPRNRVERRAIWWWTIRVVLSMVIVLGALGMTYGLWPESRPWVGPVLLVMAIGHVVTGAVMPRWRYHVHRWESTDHAVYELKGWLVREWRIVPISRIQSVDVARGPVQQWLGLATLRVVTASMEGHIKIVGLDAEVVARTAAELTAITQATPGDAT, from the coding sequence ATGACTGGAGAAGAGGTGCCGCATTTGGCGCTGGCGACTGGCACCGACCGGCCCCATATCCGCCCGCCCCGCAATCGTGTCGAACGACGGGCCATTTGGTGGTGGACGATTCGTGTCGTCCTGTCCATGGTCATCGTTCTCGGTGCACTGGGAATGACGTATGGGCTGTGGCCGGAGTCCCGGCCCTGGGTCGGTCCGGTCCTCCTCGTCATGGCGATCGGCCATGTGGTGACCGGGGCAGTCATGCCGCGTTGGCGGTATCACGTCCACCGCTGGGAGAGCACCGACCACGCGGTCTACGAGCTCAAGGGCTGGCTGGTACGGGAATGGCGGATCGTCCCCATCTCTCGTATTCAGAGCGTCGATGTGGCCCGCGGGCCGGTGCAGCAGTGGCTCGGTCTGGCCACGCTGCGGGTGGTCACCGCCTCGATGGAAGGCCACATCAAGATCGTCGGCCTTGACGCCGAGGTCGTGGCGCGCACCGCCGCGGAGCTCACCGCGATCACCCAGGCCACGCCGGGAGACGCGACATGA
- a CDS encoding PH domain-containing protein has translation MTSLDAVEHDACGQQPADHDVPWERLNGRLIWVNLVRLLLSLLPTGLSMLIFGAGRRMPDLWPAMVATGFGVFISVSDVVRWLRTRYRVTADLVEIKTGRVMRVYRQIPRERIRAVDHKAKLRHRVAGLRVVLISSGRTRPALKLDAVSKEMAEALRRELMRGKADAEAEAEAQGAAAQETLISQVRWFWIFYNAINIWGVLVGGLMLWSLDSLLDLFTVDLIGALDRVIGRLVPEGPGTYLLWVVIAAVLGTGTLTSGFIKENWHFRLVRRVKEDGTELVTRQGLLSTREVHRDDRRLRGVHLSEPLFWRWIRLTETTVISTGLANWSLSSEPASSILPRGPVGEARRVAALVLPGDVRPLEAPLRRHPSAALYRRLLWAAAFCAVTAGLLAWLGATRAVPAWIWVIPLWAFPVTAGLALIAFRALGHTFVGQYLVMRHGLSRRQTAALQREAVLGLKVRQSLVQRWLGLVSVGVPTAAGLRFYQAPDMRVEQFMTFAGESVPELIAEFLQSAPDEKAEISAPRRLPDRRLDEE, from the coding sequence ATGACCTCCCTGGACGCCGTGGAGCACGACGCCTGCGGGCAGCAGCCGGCCGACCACGACGTGCCCTGGGAGCGCCTGAACGGGCGGCTGATCTGGGTCAATCTGGTGCGGCTCCTGCTGTCCCTCCTGCCGACCGGCCTGTCGATGCTCATCTTCGGCGCCGGGCGGCGTATGCCGGATCTGTGGCCGGCGATGGTCGCGACCGGGTTCGGCGTGTTCATCAGCGTCTCCGACGTCGTGCGCTGGCTGCGTACCCGGTACCGGGTCACCGCGGACCTGGTCGAGATCAAAACGGGCCGTGTCATGCGGGTCTACCGCCAGATTCCCCGGGAACGCATCCGCGCGGTCGACCACAAGGCGAAGCTGCGGCACCGGGTCGCGGGACTGCGCGTCGTCCTCATCAGCTCCGGCAGGACCCGGCCCGCCCTCAAACTCGACGCGGTCTCCAAGGAGATGGCCGAGGCGCTGCGCCGCGAGCTGATGCGCGGCAAGGCGGACGCCGAGGCCGAGGCCGAGGCACAGGGCGCCGCGGCCCAGGAGACCCTGATCTCGCAGGTGCGCTGGTTCTGGATCTTCTACAACGCCATCAACATCTGGGGGGTGCTCGTCGGTGGTCTGATGCTGTGGAGCCTGGATTCGCTGCTGGATCTGTTCACCGTCGACCTGATCGGCGCGCTGGACCGGGTGATCGGCCGGTTGGTCCCTGAGGGCCCGGGCACCTACCTGCTGTGGGTCGTGATCGCGGCCGTTCTCGGGACCGGCACCCTGACGAGCGGTTTCATCAAGGAGAACTGGCACTTCCGGCTCGTCCGGAGGGTCAAGGAGGACGGCACCGAACTGGTCACCCGGCAGGGCCTGTTGTCGACCCGGGAGGTGCACCGCGACGACCGGCGGCTGCGGGGCGTCCACCTCAGCGAGCCGTTGTTCTGGCGTTGGATCCGGCTCACCGAGACGACCGTCATCTCCACCGGGCTCGCCAACTGGTCGCTTTCCAGCGAACCCGCCAGCTCCATCCTGCCGCGCGGGCCCGTCGGCGAGGCCCGGCGGGTGGCGGCCCTGGTTCTTCCCGGCGACGTCCGGCCGCTGGAGGCACCGCTGCGCCGCCACCCGTCCGCGGCGCTCTACCGGCGGCTGTTGTGGGCGGCGGCGTTCTGTGCCGTGACCGCGGGGCTGCTGGCCTGGCTGGGAGCCACCCGGGCGGTGCCGGCATGGATCTGGGTGATCCCCCTGTGGGCGTTTCCGGTCACCGCCGGGCTGGCGCTGATCGCCTTTCGCGCGCTGGGACACACCTTCGTCGGCCAGTACCTCGTCATGCGGCACGGCCTGTCGCGGCGGCAGACCGCCGCCCTCCAGCGGGAGGCCGTTCTGGGCCTGAAGGTCCGCCAGTCGCTGGTGCAGCGATGGCTGGGCCTGGTGAGCGTGGGCGTGCCGACCGCGGCGGGGCTGCGCTTCTATCAGGCCCCCGATATGAGGGTCGAGCAGTTCATGACGTTCGCCGGCGAATCCGTCCCTGAGCTGATCGCCGAGTTTCTGCAGTCCGCGCCCGACGAGAAGGCGGAAATTAGTGCGCCGCGACGGCTCCCGGACCGCCGACTCGATGAGGAATGA
- a CDS encoding aldo/keto reductase, which yields MWETKLADGFSVSALGLGCSSMSYGYGSGQRDDEESTRVIHRSLDLGVNLFDTADVYGPFTNEELLGRALEHHGHEANIATKCGLIAQPDGRFVRDGRPEHLRRACEASLRRLRTDTIDLYQLHRVDPAVPLAETWGALGELVTEGKVRALGISHATCEELDQIHAIFPITTVQYELSVWAPQSKRDILPWCRRNGVGFLAFAPIGRGFLTGKVSHERLHTGDSRVRDPRFRAEAMRSNGVILDGLREVAARHDGATASQVAIAWVLAQGPGVVPIPGTRHLRWLEENVAAAELRLTDADLSRLESLPATVGEMCWDSVRAEYPSRTDIREATGVRESAGPGDERAGGA from the coding sequence ATGTGGGAGACCAAACTGGCCGACGGTTTTTCTGTGAGTGCGCTCGGCCTGGGTTGCAGTTCAATGTCCTATGGCTACGGGTCCGGTCAGCGGGACGACGAAGAATCCACCCGGGTCATACACCGGTCCCTGGACCTCGGCGTCAATCTCTTCGACACGGCTGATGTGTACGGGCCCTTCACCAATGAGGAACTGCTCGGCCGCGCGCTCGAACACCACGGACACGAGGCGAACATCGCGACCAAGTGCGGGCTGATCGCGCAGCCGGACGGCAGATTCGTCCGTGACGGCCGCCCGGAGCATCTGCGCCGGGCTTGCGAGGCGTCGCTGCGGCGGCTGCGGACCGACACCATCGACCTGTACCAGCTGCACCGCGTGGACCCCGCTGTCCCGCTCGCGGAGACCTGGGGCGCCCTCGGTGAACTGGTCACCGAGGGGAAGGTCCGGGCCCTGGGGATCTCGCACGCCACCTGCGAAGAACTCGACCAGATACACGCCATCTTCCCGATCACGACGGTGCAGTACGAGCTGTCGGTCTGGGCGCCGCAGAGCAAACGGGACATCCTGCCGTGGTGCCGGCGCAACGGTGTCGGCTTCCTCGCCTTCGCCCCCATCGGACGCGGCTTCCTCACGGGCAAGGTGTCCCACGAGCGGCTGCACACGGGCGATTCCCGGGTCCGCGACCCGCGATTCCGGGCGGAGGCCATGCGCTCCAACGGGGTCATCCTCGACGGCCTGCGCGAGGTCGCCGCCCGCCATGACGGCGCCACGGCGTCCCAGGTGGCCATCGCCTGGGTGCTTGCGCAGGGCCCGGGTGTCGTCCCGATCCCGGGGACCCGGCACCTGCGCTGGCTGGAGGAGAACGTGGCCGCGGCGGAACTGCGGCTCACGGACGCCGACCTGAGCCGGCTGGAGAGCCTGCCGGCGACGGTGGGGGAGATGTGCTGGGACAGCGTCCGGGCGGAGTACCCGAGCCGGACGGACATACGGGAAGCGACGGGCGTGCGCGAGAGCGCCGGCCCGGGGGACGAGAGGGCGGGCGGCGCCTGA
- a CDS encoding GNAT family N-acetyltransferase codes for MLRTGIENVSPTARSKNRDLAKCDAAFLVTRRGDGELLGFSTLHALDPAGHVSAGVYLDPQRARLGVGSEAIYLTINYAFAMFDVDKVIAQTTEATFGSVGLNSEKSAATGVLRDYLYFRGRHWDLHTFQTVRSEWERHVDGALGDVLGPRLSWRADPNLPSAACPPATNHNGI; via the coding sequence ATGCTGCGGACCGGAATAGAAAACGTCAGTCCCACCGCCCGGTCGAAGAATCGTGACCTGGCCAAGTGTGATGCCGCTTTTCTCGTCACCCGGCGCGGCGACGGAGAACTGCTGGGATTCAGTACGTTGCATGCTCTCGACCCCGCCGGGCATGTCAGCGCCGGCGTCTATCTGGACCCCCAACGCGCCCGGCTCGGTGTGGGATCCGAGGCGATCTATTTGACGATCAACTATGCCTTCGCCATGTTCGACGTCGATAAGGTGATTGCCCAGACCACCGAGGCCACATTCGGCAGCGTCGGACTGAATTCCGAGAAAAGCGCGGCCACCGGAGTGCTCCGCGACTATCTCTACTTCCGCGGGCGGCACTGGGACCTGCACACGTTCCAGACCGTACGCAGCGAGTGGGAGCGGCATGTCGACGGCGCACTCGGCGACGTCCTCGGGCCGCGGCTGAGCTGGCGCGCGGACCCGAACCTGCCGTCCGCGGCCTGCCCGCCCGCCACGAACCACAACGGGATTTGA
- a CDS encoding NAD(P)-dependent oxidoreductase, whose product MPGQGTGQLITVLGASGLLGTAISRELASRPVRLRLVGRRPVAVPPRPTAVIEERRADLTEPGAVAEAVAGSDVVIHLVAHISGSGTWRVSDGDTLAERVNLGLVHEVIDAIRAQRPARRPALLFAGSLSQSARVPAALAASGTQPHELLTAYDRHKLAAEQAIADATAEGLVRGSTLRLPTLYSLGTDPVDLDRGVVATMTRRAVEGQPLTMWHGGTAKRDLLGIDDAARAFTAALDALDAVAGRAWEIGTGEQTSVAELFAAIARTVSRQTGRPPVPVVDSTPAQHAMPTDQLDFVLRSPEFRNVTGWAPRVPLHEGLGRIAGAVARRHRAVTA is encoded by the coding sequence GTGCCAGGTCAGGGAACCGGACAACTCATCACCGTCCTCGGTGCCTCGGGCCTGCTGGGCACGGCCATCAGCAGGGAGCTCGCGAGCCGGCCCGTCCGTCTCCGGCTCGTCGGCCGGCGCCCGGTGGCGGTCCCGCCGCGACCCACCGCGGTGATCGAGGAGCGCCGTGCGGACCTCACCGAGCCCGGGGCGGTCGCCGAGGCGGTCGCGGGATCCGATGTGGTGATCCACCTCGTCGCGCACATCTCCGGCTCGGGCACCTGGCGGGTCTCCGACGGCGACACCCTGGCGGAGCGCGTCAACCTCGGCCTGGTGCACGAGGTCATCGACGCGATCCGCGCCCAGCGTCCGGCCCGGCGGCCCGCCCTGCTCTTCGCCGGCTCGCTCTCCCAGTCCGCCCGGGTGCCGGCCGCCCTGGCCGCGAGCGGTACCCAGCCACACGAGCTGCTGACCGCTTACGACCGGCACAAGCTGGCCGCGGAACAGGCGATCGCCGACGCCACCGCCGAGGGGCTGGTCCGCGGCAGCACCCTGCGCCTGCCCACCCTCTACAGCCTGGGCACGGATCCGGTCGACCTCGACCGGGGCGTGGTGGCGACCATGACACGGCGGGCCGTCGAGGGGCAGCCGCTCACGATGTGGCACGGCGGCACGGCCAAGCGCGACCTGCTGGGCATCGACGACGCGGCCCGCGCCTTCACCGCGGCCCTCGACGCGCTGGACGCGGTCGCCGGGCGGGCGTGGGAGATCGGTACGGGTGAACAGACCAGTGTGGCGGAGCTGTTCGCGGCCATCGCCCGGACGGTGTCCCGGCAGACGGGCCGGCCGCCCGTACCCGTGGTGGACAGCACGCCTGCCCAGCACGCGATGCCCACGGACCAACTCGACTTCGTACTCCGGTCACCGGAGTTCCGGAACGTCACCGGCTGGGCGCCGCGTGTGCCTCTTCACGAGGGGCTGGGCCGGATCGCCGGCGCCGTCGCCCGCCGGCACCGCGCCGTCACCGCCTGA